One part of the Armatimonadota bacterium genome encodes these proteins:
- a CDS encoding 4Fe-4S double cluster binding domain-containing protein: MSLQQILIDELKAAGADLVAFADMTDIPEDIRHNMPRAISIAAAFDPSVIASVKDGPTAEYDAECVRVKNLMNDLGDKCVSILKSEGYNALHNSFFGCGFSPETMSTPLPHKTAATRAGLGWIGKCCLLVTEEYGPAVSLMTVHTDAPLTVASPIDNSRCGDCMACAKACPVNAPSGKNREKGMARESFFDALTCYQKIEAGRREFGFELYICGMCIAACPYTQEYIKRSGQP, encoded by the coding sequence TAATCGATGAGTTAAAGGCTGCGGGGGCAGACCTCGTCGCCTTTGCGGATATGACTGACATTCCTGAAGATATCAGGCACAATATGCCGCGCGCGATAAGTATTGCTGCTGCATTCGATCCATCGGTCATCGCCTCGGTCAAAGACGGCCCCACGGCGGAATACGATGCCGAATGCGTTCGCGTAAAGAACCTGATGAATGACCTGGGCGACAAATGCGTGAGCATTCTCAAAAGCGAGGGCTATAATGCTCTGCATAACTCGTTTTTTGGGTGCGGATTTTCTCCCGAGACTATGAGCACACCTCTTCCACATAAGACTGCTGCCACGCGGGCTGGTCTTGGCTGGATAGGCAAATGCTGCCTGCTGGTAACTGAGGAATATGGCCCTGCGGTCTCATTAATGACTGTGCACACAGATGCGCCCCTGACGGTCGCCTCACCTATAGACAATTCACGCTGCGGCGACTGCATGGCATGCGCAAAAGCCTGCCCGGTGAATGCTCCGTCAGGGAAGAATCGGGAAAAGGGGATGGCGCGGGAGTCTTTCTTCGATGCGCTTACGTGCTATCAAAAGATAGAAGCCGGTAGGCGGGAGTTCGGCTTCGAGCTATATATATGTGGAATGTGCATAGCTGCCTGCCCTTATACTCAGGAATATATTAAGCGAAGTGGACAACCATGA
- a CDS encoding C40 family peptidase: MTTGSQSSGRIGVVIQNIAPLRAEPDSKSEQVSQALIGQNVKIEDGSHGWLYVQTWDTYRAWIPAAALRILPSGSEPYASVGAVAIMRELFVDVRRSASDKSEILTKATISAELEVVKSANDWVELLMPDNQHAYIRKKEARLVDKDLAQTIPLPDPRKLVETAEQFIGVPYLWGGSSPFGIDCSGFVQLVHRVHGVTLLRDACLQADDTRAVPVERDSLRAGDLVFFASSGGCVSHVGMMVDKKRFIHSRGGFGVGITPISDPYYTSIYWGARKMRLATLDPGGGVTG, from the coding sequence ATGACCACCGGCTCGCAGTCTTCAGGCCGCATCGGTGTGGTAATTCAAAACATAGCACCCCTCAGGGCAGAGCCTGATTCAAAATCCGAACAGGTCAGCCAGGCTCTGATCGGTCAGAACGTCAAGATAGAAGACGGTTCCCACGGCTGGCTCTACGTTCAGACATGGGACACATATCGAGCCTGGATTCCGGCGGCTGCCTTGCGAATACTGCCCTCAGGTTCAGAGCCTTATGCATCCGTGGGGGCTGTAGCCATAATGCGCGAGTTGTTCGTTGACGTGCGGCGCTCTGCCTCCGACAAGTCCGAGATCCTCACTAAAGCGACTATCAGCGCTGAGCTGGAAGTGGTCAAATCGGCAAATGATTGGGTCGAACTGCTCATGCCGGACAATCAGCATGCCTATATACGCAAGAAAGAGGCCCGGCTGGTCGATAAAGACCTGGCTCAGACTATACCTCTGCCCGACCCGCGCAAACTTGTCGAGACAGCCGAGCAGTTCATCGGGGTGCCCTACCTTTGGGGAGGCTCATCACCATTTGGGATAGACTGCTCAGGGTTTGTTCAGCTTGTCCACAGGGTTCACGGTGTCACTCTCCTGCGTGACGCATGTTTGCAGGCGGACGACACTCGGGCCGTCCCCGTCGAGCGAGACAGCCTCCGGGCAGGCGACCTGGTCTTCTTTGCAAGTTCCGGTGGATGTGTAAGTCATGTGGGAATGATGGTAGATAAGAAGCGTTTTATTCATTCCAGAGGCGGCTTCGGAGTCGGCATTACTCCCATCAGCGATCCATATTACACTTCCATCTATTGGGGGGCGCGAAAGATGCGCCTGGCGACCCTTGACCCGGGAGGAGGCGTGACCGGATGA
- a CDS encoding Gfo/Idh/MocA family oxidoreductase, whose amino-acid sequence MSKNKGIGIIGYGGFGEFIHKAWDMMDNATVTALCDVDSSRAPKTGPKFYTDYKEIFADPNVDIVSIATPPSTHKELAIQAMRSGKHVLIEKPLALTEQDGEIIKQVAEEAGRVATVNFVLRHNPIVELLHEITESEVFGKLRRVDLKNYAMQDTVPEGHWFWNPDISGRILLEHGVHFFDLASWMIGTKAKDAFSLGVERKPGMEDKVFAAVKYENGVVGTYWHSFSRPRELETTTFHFAYDLGEIEMIGWIPLQLDIWGWTGNDGLDKLEELLGEDQVVVDPIESQKAHSSEFFYDVDYEVNTVVELEEEKLEVYAQNLRSIMADLIRKIDDPSHKMRVTIDDALEAVRIAEKATLFAHPHD is encoded by the coding sequence ATGTCAAAGAACAAGGGAATCGGGATAATAGGCTACGGCGGGTTCGGTGAGTTTATTCATAAGGCATGGGATATGATGGACAACGCAACGGTGACTGCACTCTGCGATGTCGATTCATCGCGCGCTCCAAAGACCGGACCGAAGTTCTACACCGACTACAAAGAAATTTTTGCCGACCCTAATGTCGATATCGTATCCATAGCTACCCCACCCTCCACTCACAAAGAACTCGCGATACAGGCTATGCGCTCAGGCAAGCATGTGCTTATCGAAAAGCCTCTTGCCCTGACAGAACAAGATGGTGAAATCATCAAGCAAGTTGCCGAAGAGGCAGGCCGTGTAGCGACAGTCAACTTTGTGCTTCGACATAATCCTATCGTTGAACTGCTGCATGAGATCACGGAAAGCGAAGTCTTCGGGAAGCTCAGGAGAGTCGATCTGAAAAACTATGCCATGCAGGACACCGTGCCGGAAGGGCACTGGTTTTGGAACCCCGATATCAGCGGCAGGATACTGCTCGAACACGGAGTGCACTTTTTCGACCTCGCAAGCTGGATGATAGGCACGAAGGCCAAGGATGCTTTCTCTCTCGGAGTCGAACGAAAACCGGGGATGGAGGACAAGGTCTTTGCCGCCGTCAAATATGAAAACGGAGTCGTGGGCACATACTGGCACTCGTTCTCCCGCCCAAGAGAACTGGAGACCACGACATTCCACTTCGCATACGACCTGGGCGAAATTGAGATGATCGGCTGGATTCCATTGCAGCTCGATATTTGGGGATGGACAGGCAACGACGGACTCGACAAACTAGAAGAGCTGCTGGGAGAAGACCAGGTTGTGGTCGATCCGATCGAGTCTCAGAAGGCGCACTCGTCCGAGTTTTTCTACGATGTGGACTATGAGGTCAACACCGTTGTAGAGCTGGAAGAGGAGAAGCTGGAAGTCTATGCCCAAAACCTGCGTTCTATCATGGCCGATCTGATCCGAAAAATAGATGATCCCTCTCACAAAATGCGCGTAACTATCGATGATGCCCTGGAGGCAGTGCGTATTGCCGAAAAGGCGACGCTGTTCGCGCACCCTCATGATTAA
- a CDS encoding family 78 glycoside hydrolase catalytic domain, with protein sequence MQNVIDIERSFAEMDWQAKWIWDKNEPSPRNFYWCARKTFDAPDKFEHIDLHISADSRYSLWLNGEYLGFGPVRAFTQNWRYDSYDITNYIKPGKNAVAVLVQHYGIGTFQYLDAPGGLVAQVNLDGHVVAATDSTWKTLCHPAYERRTPRTACQQAWTEAFDARSEPTGWRKVDFDDSRWDQPVVVGEVGCEPWGKLLPRDIPFLTNAPVYPVRTIRTRTVKAPEQAWGINIRMIQHPEDKTANPLAMIGLVATMLYCSKDTNVKIKPFYCNCKALRLDGADLDKDTAQAGVDICAGGHLLVADITIPWYHDSNFTLIIEGDGVKLQSPLGKDAPTPFAVTSYLPSTDDPSFVSAWHAEKAEELQGIPEVRAVTLEELYEVNVAAITADADDAGAEVCITEPEAMLVANDNATTIAPAKDGDTEILLDFGRMTTGFLEIALDAPEGLIVDFNGFEYISNGRHQPTFTLNNTFRYIARKGPQTWRSVIRRAARYATLTLRFPDGCITPAKFQTIKFYEHTYPYVERGEFACSDYKLNKIWDISRLTVRLCSEDTFVDCPTYEQTFWVGDARNESLFAYTAFGDYKLARRCLKLAGESMWRSPIVESQVPSGWEDILPAWSLLWAMGCAEHYDFTADKAFLEEVYPDIRKQNFNMRRHFTNKEGLYEMEDAWNLLDWAPMDTPRQGAMAHLSMLLCAVYRRSAKVAETLGKRDDAQLYIQWADELKSAINKRLWDENKQAYIDCIHADGTRSSVISQQTQTMAYLCDVVPADKAELFMSYLIDVPEGWVKIGSPFMMAFTLEALDKAGDVAGVVELIRKWWGMMVDDGATTCWETFPGWFGEWPARSHCHAWSAAPAFSLPSYVLGVRPAAPGFERFEVRPFLGDLEWAKGSVPTPHGNIDVNLKRDAAKTTLKLSVPEGTTAIVNGKECSFGIHELSL encoded by the coding sequence GTGCAAAATGTTATTGATATCGAAAGGAGCTTTGCCGAGATGGACTGGCAAGCTAAATGGATATGGGATAAAAACGAGCCGTCACCGCGCAATTTCTATTGGTGCGCTCGCAAGACATTCGATGCGCCCGATAAGTTCGAGCATATCGATCTTCACATAAGCGCTGATTCGCGATACAGCCTCTGGTTAAACGGCGAGTATTTGGGGTTCGGGCCGGTGCGGGCTTTTACACAAAACTGGCGATATGACAGCTATGACATCACCAATTACATCAAGCCGGGCAAGAATGCTGTGGCCGTGCTTGTGCAGCACTACGGCATCGGCACGTTTCAGTATCTGGACGCGCCGGGAGGGCTGGTAGCTCAAGTAAACCTCGATGGTCATGTAGTTGCGGCAACAGATTCGACCTGGAAAACGCTCTGTCATCCGGCATATGAGCGGCGGACTCCACGCACGGCATGTCAGCAGGCGTGGACCGAGGCTTTTGATGCACGCAGTGAACCTACCGGCTGGAGGAAAGTCGACTTTGACGACAGCCGATGGGACCAGCCTGTCGTAGTCGGCGAGGTCGGCTGCGAGCCGTGGGGAAAACTGCTGCCAAGGGATATTCCATTTCTTACAAATGCTCCCGTATATCCCGTTCGGACAATTAGGACCCGCACAGTGAAAGCTCCCGAGCAGGCCTGGGGAATAAATATCAGAATGATCCAGCATCCGGAAGATAAGACAGCGAACCCGCTCGCCATGATCGGGCTGGTAGCGACTATGCTTTACTGCTCCAAAGACACGAATGTTAAGATCAAACCGTTCTACTGCAACTGTAAAGCGCTCAGACTTGATGGAGCTGATCTGGATAAAGATACAGCCCAGGCCGGAGTTGATATATGCGCTGGTGGGCACCTGCTTGTCGCGGACATAACCATACCCTGGTATCACGACTCCAACTTCACCCTTATAATCGAAGGCGATGGTGTAAAGCTCCAATCGCCTCTCGGCAAAGATGCGCCTACGCCGTTTGCTGTCACAAGCTATTTGCCCTCGACTGATGACCCAAGTTTTGTAAGCGCATGGCATGCTGAAAAGGCTGAAGAACTGCAGGGCATACCCGAAGTGCGCGCTGTAACACTGGAAGAACTCTACGAAGTAAACGTTGCAGCAATCACTGCAGATGCCGATGATGCAGGAGCTGAAGTGTGCATAACCGAGCCTGAGGCTATGCTGGTCGCCAACGATAATGCGACCACTATTGCTCCTGCTAAAGATGGAGACACCGAGATATTGTTGGATTTCGGCAGGATGACCACAGGCTTCCTCGAAATAGCTCTGGATGCGCCTGAGGGCTTGATTGTAGATTTCAACGGGTTCGAGTATATCTCGAACGGACGGCATCAACCGACGTTTACATTAAACAATACTTTCAGATATATCGCGCGCAAAGGCCCGCAGACGTGGAGGTCAGTCATAAGACGCGCCGCCAGATACGCGACTTTGACTCTGCGCTTTCCGGATGGCTGCATCACTCCGGCTAAATTTCAGACGATCAAATTCTATGAACACACATATCCGTATGTTGAGCGCGGCGAGTTTGCGTGCAGCGACTATAAGCTCAACAAGATATGGGACATCTCGCGCCTGACTGTGCGGCTTTGCAGTGAGGACACGTTTGTAGACTGCCCGACCTATGAGCAGACCTTCTGGGTGGGTGACGCCCGCAATGAGAGCCTCTTTGCTTACACTGCATTCGGCGACTATAAGCTTGCTCGGCGATGTCTGAAGCTTGCAGGTGAGTCTATGTGGCGCTCGCCTATAGTCGAGAGCCAAGTTCCAAGCGGTTGGGAAGATATTCTACCGGCCTGGAGCCTGCTGTGGGCTATGGGCTGTGCCGAACACTACGACTTTACAGCAGATAAAGCGTTTCTCGAAGAGGTCTATCCGGACATACGCAAGCAGAACTTCAACATGCGCCGGCACTTCACGAACAAAGAAGGCCTCTACGAAATGGAAGACGCATGGAACCTGCTCGACTGGGCTCCTATGGACACCCCCAGGCAGGGAGCGATGGCTCATCTGAGTATGCTTCTTTGTGCTGTTTACAGACGCAGCGCAAAGGTTGCTGAAACACTCGGCAAAAGAGATGATGCCCAACTTTACATCCAATGGGCTGACGAACTAAAGTCTGCAATCAACAAGCGTCTATGGGATGAGAACAAGCAGGCGTATATTGACTGCATCCATGCAGACGGCACGCGAAGCAGCGTAATAAGCCAGCAGACGCAGACTATGGCCTATCTGTGCGATGTAGTCCCAGCAGATAAGGCTGAGCTCTTTATGTCATATTTGATCGATGTGCCGGAGGGTTGGGTCAAAATCGGCAGCCCGTTTATGATGGCATTTACTCTGGAGGCATTGGACAAAGCAGGCGATGTAGCAGGAGTGGTGGAGCTGATTCGAAAGTGGTGGGGTATGATGGTCGACGATGGCGCCACCACCTGTTGGGAAACTTTCCCCGGTTGGTTCGGTGAATGGCCTGCCAGAAGCCACTGCCATGCCTGGAGCGCGGCTCCGGCTTTTTCGCTGCCGTCATATGTATTGGGTGTACGGCCTGCAGCACCCGGTTTCGAGCGGTTTGAGGTGCGCCCGTTCCTGGGTGACCTGGAATGGGCAAAGGGCAGCGTGCCCACACCACACGGTAATATAGACGTCAATCTAAAACGGGATGCAGCCAAGACCACACTTAAGCTCAGCGTTCCCGAGGGAACAACAGCGATAGTGAATGGAAAAGAGTGCTCATTCGGCATTCACGAATTGAGCTTGTAA
- a CDS encoding hydrogenase iron-sulfur subunit: MKCIRVYYCSNVFDGNVVPAELADLGMRDEVILEPVPCGGRIDPRYLLKAFEEGDNGVCVLTCPLGDCRLMEGNIRAMHRVELAREYLTEAGIDPKAVEIIVPSERSEEALKTAIDKIASFVGQESPALQEVMA, from the coding sequence ATGAAATGTATTCGCGTATATTACTGCTCAAACGTATTTGATGGAAATGTGGTCCCAGCCGAGCTTGCAGATTTGGGGATGCGTGATGAAGTAATTCTCGAACCGGTACCTTGTGGTGGTCGGATCGACCCGCGTTATCTTCTCAAGGCATTTGAAGAGGGAGATAACGGAGTGTGTGTGCTCACCTGCCCGCTCGGCGACTGCAGGCTGATGGAAGGCAACATCCGGGCGATGCACAGAGTCGAGTTGGCGCGCGAGTATCTGACTGAGGCAGGTATTGATCCAAAGGCTGTTGAGATAATCGTACCGAGCGAGCGAAGCGAAGAGGCGCTTAAGACGGCGATAGACAAGATCGCGTCATTTGTCGGCCAGGAAAGTCCTGCTCTTCAAGAGGTGATGGCATAG
- a CDS encoding methylenetetrahydrofolate reductase, with translation MSEVFAKAVKDGRFIVTAQCTPPQGAGAKQLQACAAALKGSVSALYAPECEDGIRLSSLAACAHLAKAEVESIAAFTTRDHNRIALQSMILGAVSMGISNIFCTAGRHQTLTSAGSAKGVFDLDPIQLLQIADAMRKNGSLSDGQVIDSPIELTLGTDTNPFAEPVELNVIVLQKAISAGADFVITHPVFDIDKFNAWMKAVRERGLHEKTAIIASVMPLSSSAQAASVAEKYTMPDDIAAKLQSADAGRQMAVDTIKSLKGIDGVRGVHLMGGDFELISNIIKSSALGS, from the coding sequence ATGAGTGAAGTTTTTGCAAAGGCCGTCAAAGACGGCCGGTTTATAGTGACGGCTCAGTGTACTCCGCCGCAGGGCGCAGGCGCAAAGCAGTTGCAGGCATGCGCCGCTGCTCTCAAAGGTTCGGTAAGTGCGCTTTACGCGCCGGAATGTGAGGACGGCATAAGGCTATCGAGCCTTGCCGCATGCGCTCATCTGGCAAAGGCAGAGGTTGAGTCTATAGCTGCATTCACGACCAGGGACCACAACCGCATTGCACTACAGTCGATGATCCTGGGCGCTGTGTCGATGGGGATAAGCAATATTTTCTGCACTGCAGGTCGGCATCAGACACTTACCTCAGCCGGGTCGGCCAAGGGCGTGTTCGATCTCGACCCGATCCAACTGCTGCAGATTGCGGATGCGATGCGTAAAAACGGCAGCCTCTCCGACGGACAGGTGATAGATTCTCCGATTGAACTGACTCTGGGCACGGACACCAATCCTTTCGCCGAGCCGGTCGAGCTGAATGTGATCGTGCTGCAAAAGGCGATAAGCGCCGGGGCGGATTTTGTGATCACGCACCCTGTCTTCGATATTGATAAGTTCAATGCCTGGATGAAAGCTGTCCGCGAGCGCGGCTTGCACGAGAAAACAGCTATCATAGCATCCGTTATGCCGCTGAGTTCAAGCGCGCAGGCGGCATCTGTTGCCGAGAAATACACTATGCCCGACGATATTGCAGCCAAGCTCCAGTCGGCAGACGCCGGCAGGCAGATGGCTGTCGATACTATCAAGAGCCTCAAGGGGATTGACGGTGTACGCGGTGTCCATCTGATGGGCGGCGATTTTGAACTCATTTCAAATATCATTAAATCAAGCGCGCTCGGGAGTTAG
- a CDS encoding glutamate synthase-related protein yields MPAKYHIKIRPEPPRHKPIGKYCIIDWREDCSSCHNCVKRECAYSVYNDERDRLQHVAEDYVEYLYECKGCLCCVQSCTKGLLTQRVNPEYLAMGDDVWNADIISGTWFQAETGKIPVSGAGYPGPFRGPGFDSILTDMSEIVRPTRDGIHGREYISTHIDVGRKPMKLEFNADGSLKTDFPTQVEIPLPVIFNMMPWHSPSANVSQSILDAANELGTFAITDDPMLAANDAAMPHISKDAKGDPAISRLAQWDDCPDVMEKIKAAKAANPSLVAIVRLPLESIDRAVDLVKAGVDGLHAYADWEGVAGNGKHISIAVRDLHHALIAQGIRDQVTLFASGGISLAEHVIKTLLCGADAVCVDVPLLIALECRVCKNCRQGIKCPIGLENVDHDYAVHRIVNLMGAWHSQMLEMMGAMGIREARRLRGEAGRAMFFDDLERDCFAPVFGKRVEVK; encoded by the coding sequence ATGCCGGCTAAATATCATATCAAAATACGTCCCGAGCCGCCCAGGCACAAGCCTATAGGCAAATACTGCATTATAGACTGGCGCGAGGACTGCTCTTCATGCCACAACTGTGTGAAGCGTGAGTGTGCCTACAGCGTTTACAATGATGAGCGTGACCGCCTTCAGCACGTCGCAGAGGACTATGTAGAATATCTCTATGAGTGCAAGGGGTGCCTGTGCTGCGTGCAGAGCTGCACCAAGGGCCTGCTCACCCAGCGGGTCAACCCGGAGTATCTGGCGATGGGCGACGATGTCTGGAACGCCGATATCATATCCGGCACCTGGTTTCAGGCTGAGACGGGCAAAATTCCGGTATCGGGCGCAGGTTACCCGGGACCGTTCAGGGGACCGGGGTTCGACTCGATCCTGACGGATATGTCAGAGATCGTTCGGCCTACACGTGACGGTATCCATGGCCGCGAATATATCAGCACCCATATCGATGTCGGCCGAAAGCCTATGAAGCTGGAGTTCAACGCCGACGGCTCCCTCAAGACCGATTTTCCGACCCAGGTCGAGATTCCCCTGCCGGTTATCTTTAATATGATGCCGTGGCATTCGCCCAGCGCTAATGTCTCGCAGTCTATTCTCGACGCTGCTAATGAGCTCGGCACGTTTGCAATTACGGATGATCCGATGCTGGCGGCAAACGATGCCGCCATGCCTCATATATCCAAAGACGCCAAGGGCGACCCTGCGATCTCCCGGTTGGCTCAGTGGGACGACTGCCCGGATGTAATGGAGAAGATCAAGGCTGCCAAGGCTGCCAACCCGAGCCTGGTCGCGATAGTAAGGCTGCCTCTGGAGTCGATCGACAGGGCTGTCGATCTTGTTAAAGCCGGGGTAGACGGTCTGCATGCCTACGCCGACTGGGAGGGTGTTGCAGGCAACGGGAAGCACATATCAATTGCGGTCCGCGACCTGCATCACGCGCTTATCGCCCAGGGGATACGTGATCAGGTAACACTTTTTGCCAGCGGCGGTATTTCACTGGCCGAGCATGTAATAAAGACGCTGCTTTGCGGAGCGGACGCTGTCTGTGTGGATGTCCCGCTTTTGATTGCTCTCGAATGCAGAGTATGTAAGAACTGCAGACAGGGGATCAAGTGCCCGATAGGTTTGGAAAATGTGGATCACGACTATGCAGTTCATAGAATAGTAAACCTGATGGGCGCGTGGCACTCTCAAATGCTGGAGATGATGGGCGCTATGGGTATCCGTGAGGCCAGGCGTCTGCGCGGCGAGGCCGGTAGAGCGATGTTCTTTGACGATCTGGAACGCGACTGCTTTGCGCCGGTCTTCGGCAAGAGAGTGGAGGTAAAATAA
- a CDS encoding glutamate synthase-related protein produces MSITIDPHRKVKPIPDTGLPEPVREVKPAPDRWRNSLGKYRVKRYEELCIKCGKCAEVCPNGVHVMPEGYAGFKRPLESKCTAAICKENGTFCVDVCPQKALRVEVLPLYESLGDYRWSADLILSTWYMAETGEVPDGELNYKTGNSGGGFDKIDFVFPEGGKRTDPNEINTSIPLNRREDGRPKITIDLPIYGGGMSFGSVSPVTILSKARAATAWNLFTCTGEGGYIERLVPYKDHVITQVATGLFGVREETIRRAPIVEFKYAQGAKPGLGGHLLGDKNTPAVAAMRGAMPGTSLFSPFPFHSVYSIEDHKKHIDWIRHVNPNALVSAKVSTPVDVDMVAVGSFFAGANIVHLDGSYGGTGAAPEIAKKNIAMPIEYAIPKVSRFLVEEGIRDQVTLIVSGGVRTAYDVAKAIALGADGVVIGTPELVALGCIRCGRCESGRGCARGIATTDPEMVKKMDIEWGTQRLINMLHAWRTQIVDILSRFGMSDISELRGRTDLLKHQDYE; encoded by the coding sequence ATGTCGATTACAATAGACCCCCACAGAAAAGTCAAACCGATCCCCGATACGGGCCTGCCGGAGCCGGTCCGCGAAGTAAAGCCTGCGCCGGACCGCTGGCGCAACTCGCTCGGCAAGTACCGGGTCAAAAGATACGAGGAGCTGTGCATTAAGTGCGGCAAGTGCGCGGAAGTCTGCCCTAACGGTGTGCATGTGATGCCCGAGGGCTATGCCGGTTTCAAGAGGCCGCTCGAGAGCAAGTGCACCGCTGCTATCTGCAAAGAAAACGGGACATTCTGCGTCGATGTGTGCCCCCAGAAGGCGCTGCGCGTGGAGGTGCTTCCTTTATATGAGTCTCTGGGCGACTATCGCTGGAGCGCCGACCTGATCCTCTCGACCTGGTATATGGCTGAAACGGGTGAAGTGCCGGATGGTGAACTAAACTACAAGACAGGTAACTCAGGCGGCGGGTTCGATAAGATCGACTTCGTCTTCCCCGAAGGCGGCAAAAGGACCGATCCGAACGAGATCAACACGTCCATCCCGCTCAACCGCAGGGAAGACGGCAGGCCCAAGATTACAATCGATCTGCCCATATACGGCGGCGGAATGTCATTCGGGTCAGTCAGCCCGGTGACTATCTTGAGCAAGGCTCGGGCCGCAACTGCCTGGAACCTTTTTACCTGCACGGGAGAGGGCGGTTATATCGAGCGCCTGGTTCCATATAAAGACCATGTAATTACACAGGTCGCGACGGGTCTCTTTGGTGTGCGTGAAGAGACAATAAGACGCGCGCCTATAGTCGAGTTCAAATATGCTCAGGGCGCAAAGCCTGGTCTGGGCGGCCACCTGTTGGGCGACAAGAACACACCCGCAGTAGCTGCAATGCGCGGAGCCATGCCCGGCACGTCGCTTTTCTCGCCTTTCCCGTTCCACAGCGTCTACTCGATTGAGGACCATAAAAAGCATATCGACTGGATCAGACACGTTAACCCTAACGCTCTGGTCTCGGCCAAGGTCTCTACTCCTGTCGATGTGGATATGGTCGCTGTCGGGTCATTTTTTGCTGGAGCCAATATAGTCCATCTGGACGGCAGCTACGGCGGGACCGGAGCTGCTCCTGAGATCGCTAAAAAGAACATCGCTATGCCGATTGAATACGCCATCCCGAAGGTCTCGCGGTTCCTGGTCGAAGAGGGGATTCGAGATCAGGTCACTCTCATCGTGAGTGGCGGCGTTAGGACTGCATACGACGTAGCTAAAGCTATTGCGCTAGGTGCGGACGGCGTAGTTATCGGCACGCCTGAGTTGGTAGCGCTTGGCTGCATAAGGTGCGGCAGGTGCGAATCCGGCAGAGGCTGTGCACGTGGAATCGCAACTACCGACCCTGAAATGGTCAAAAAAATGGACATCGAGTGGGGCACGCAGAGACTGATCAACATGCTCCATGCTTGGCGCACTCAGATAGTCGATATTCTAAGCCGGTTCGGCATGAGCGATATAAGCGAACTGCGCGGCAGAACTGATTTACTTAAGCATCAAGATTACGAGTAG